GCTTCAATTTTCTGTCCCCAAGCGATTTTCCGCATCACCAGCAGCCTCTCCTGCGGATCGTATTCTTCGATCACGCCGCTGACTGTCTGGTACATGATCCCGCCACTTGGATTCGGCACCTGCACTTGAATGTAGGCGGAAATGTGGTTTCTCCGTTCATAGCTGGTCAAGAGCTCGACGGTGGAGGAAAAGTTGGAAACGCTCTGCACGCGGCCGATCAGCCCTTTGGCTGTCATCACCGCCATGTCCTTTTTAATGCCGTGCTTCTGACCCATGTCAATCGTAATGGTATTATTCCATGTGTCCGGATTGCGCGCGACCACTTCGGCAAATCGGAGCTGATAGGATTTTACCAGACTTTCCTTTGCCTCCAAGGCTTCCCGCAGGCGGTCATTTTCTGCTTTCAGGTCGTGCAATTCCGCAGTTGTTCTCACATATTGATCCAGACTCGCCTTCAGTGCACGATTCTCTTCGTAGACACTGTACGCATCGCCAACTCCCTGAAAAAAGCCGGAAACAGCCTGAGCA
This sequence is a window from Brevibacillus composti. Protein-coding genes within it:
- the mreC gene encoding rod shape-determining protein MreC; this translates as MSFFGNKRLIIVLVGLVLLITIVGFTSRERSKLSWPEMFVKDTFSLMQGLLYRPAQAVSGFFQGVGDAYSVYEENRALKASLDQYVRTTAELHDLKAENDRLREALEAKESLVKSYQLRFAEVVARNPDTWNNTITIDMGQKHGIKKDMAVMTAKGLIGRVQSVSNFSSTVELLTSYERRNHISAYIQVQVPNPSGGIMYQTVSGVIEEYDPQERLLVMRKIAWGQKIEANQQVVSSGLGGVIPRNLPIGYIVKAEPDDYGLTQTAYIQPSADFSQLNEVMVVERGFTFSPAGELVPTGQPTQTPGGGQ